One genomic window of Dermacentor andersoni chromosome 8, qqDerAnde1_hic_scaffold, whole genome shotgun sequence includes the following:
- the LOC126525538 gene encoding uncharacterized protein yields the protein MTFDEVRATKSDGLRGVADNVRNQLRQLTRSTLDAWRPSPLADSDRLQGHRGRHSALKTAMRVLAVLLATCAVAGVTALATRHRVKHEIAPLCDNNIDQHARLDRLVDRIRSRLRDEEPFALPTDIAPLRLYDGVLWGLSNFELRHPPQLVCGNGYANLTMLIGLVQPHVRYRWNFTPIPGVTGQFIAHADRATVDIFLQAPLDSPNAKASIKSLKVTELSQIWVKVPSVPVVSWVASQIGNLGTMINRKNLKKFLQENLRASIQKTLDKEPL from the exons ATGACATTCGACGAGGTTCGCGCCACCAAAAGTGACGGATTGCGCGGAGTCGCTGACAACGTCCGTAATCAG CTGCGGCAGCTAACTCGGTCAACACTTGACGCCTGGAGACCTTCGCCTCTTGCCGACAGCGACAGGTTGCAGGGCCATCGTGGTCGACACAGCGCTCTCAAAACAGCCATGCGAGTCCTGGCGGTCCTCCTGGCGACTTGTGCTGTTGCCG GTGTGACAGCCCTGGCAACTCGCCACCGCGTGAAGCATGAAATTGCCCCACTCTGCGACAACAACATCGACCAGCATGCTCGACTTGATCGGCTTGTGGACCGGATTCGTAGCAGGCTGCGGGATGAGGAGCCATTCGCATTGCCCACTGACATTGCTCCCCTTCGGCTGTATGACGGTGTGCTGTGGGGACTGAGCAACTTTGAACTGCGGCATCCACCACAGTTGGTTTGTGGAAATGGCTATGCCAACCTCACCATGCTCATTGGTTTGGTGCAACCACATGTTCGATACAG GTGGAACTTCACACCGATTCCTGGCGTCACTGGGCAGTTCATTGCACATGCTGATCGTGCCACTGTAGACATCTTTCTTCAGGCGCCCCTTGACTCTCCTAATGCAAAGGCTTCCATCAAGTCGCTCAAGGTCACTGAACTCAGTCAGATCTGGGTCAAGGTTCCCAGTGTCCCCGTGGTGAGCTGGGTGGCCTCGCAAATAGGAAACTTGGGCACAATGATCAACCGCAAAAATCTGAAAAAGTTCCTCCAAGAAAACCTTCGCGCCTCTATCCAAAAAACCCTTGACAAGGAACCCTTGTAG
- the Dph1 gene encoding 2-(3-amino-3-carboxypropyl)histidine synthase subunit 1, with product MGESDAVAVFANPARKVFSARRTAPRITSQLPAEIAEDPEIADALRCLPPNYNFEIPKTIWRIRQLGARAVALQFPEGLLIFALPIADILERFTGCEVVILGDVTYGACCVDDYAARALGCELMVHYGHSCLVPVDQMSGLKMLYVFVDIKIDVLHLIESIKRNWSADTRLAFVSTIQFVSTIQSVAAELRNDGYNARTPQVRPLSPGEILGCTAPSVGDAQVAIYVGDGRFHMEALMIANPGIKMYRYNPYDKTLTEEGYDHSTMLKVRQQAIEKAALAGTFGVVVGTLGRQGNPKVADGLKKTLLSAGYPPRNVVFVLLSEIFPKKLELFSGIDAWVQTSCPRLSIDWGLAFAKPVLTPYEANVAVRTVAWKDCYPMDFYARDSLGPWTPNHKPPVSKTDDKCQCKPAT from the exons ATGGGGGAGAGCGACGCTGTAGCAGTCTTTGCCAACCCGGCCCGCAAAGTCTTTTCAGCTCGCAGGACAGCGCCAAGAATCACAAGCCAGTTACCGGCAGAAATCGCTGAAGACCCAGAAATCGCGGATGCCCTCCGCTGTCTACCGCCAAACTACAACTTTGAAATTCCGAAAACGATCTGGAGGATCCGGCAGCTAGGAGCTCGCGCAGTTGCGCTGCAGTTTCCCGAGGGATTGTTAATATTCGCGCTTCCAATCGCAGACATACTGGAGAGATTCACCGGTTGCGAAGTCGTGATTCTCGGTGATGTGACATATGGTGCCTGCTGTGTCGACGATTACGCCGCTCGCGCCTTGGGCTGCGAGCTCATGGTCCACTACGGGCACAGCTGCCTCGTACCCGTGGACCAAATGAGCGGTTTAAAGATGCTGTACGTGTTTGTCGACATCAAGATCGACGTGTTGCATCTCATAGAGAGCATCAAGCGTAACTGGAGCGCCGACACTCGTCTGGCGTTCGTGAGCACGATTCAGTTTGTATCCACCATACAGTCTGTCGCCGCCGAACTGAGGAATGACGGCTACAACGCCAGGACGCCGCAGGTTCGACCACTGAGTCCCGGCGAGATCCTTGGCTGCACCGCACCAAGTGTCGGCGACGCTCAAGTGGCCATCTACGTCGGCGATGGCAGGTTCCACATGGAGGCTCTGATGATCGCCAACCCTGGTATCAAGATGTACAG GTACAATCCATATGACAAGACGCTGACAGAGGAAGGGTACGACCACTCCACCATGCTGAAGGTCCGTCAACAAGCCATAGAGAAGGCAGCCTTGGCCGGTACCTTTGGTGTTGTTGTGGGCACCCTTGGCCGTCAGGGCAACCCAAAGGTTGCCGATGGCTTGAAGAAGACCCTGCTGTCTGCGGGATATCCACCAAGGAATGTTGTCTTTGTCTTGCTCTCCGAGATATTTCCCAAAAAGTTGGAACTCTTTAGCGGCATTGATGCTTGGGTTCAGACGTCATGCCCCCGCTTGTCAATCGACTGGGGTCTCGCGTTTGCCAAGCCTGTGCTGACACCGTACGAGGCCAATGTGGCTGTGAGGACTGTGGCTTGGAAGGACTGTTATCCCATGGACTTTTATGCCAGAGATAGTCTGGGACCTTGGACACCAAATCACAAGCCACCTGTGTCAAAGACTGATGATAAATGCCAGTGCAAACCTGCTACTTGA